In Brachyhypopomus gauderio isolate BG-103 chromosome 18, BGAUD_0.2, whole genome shotgun sequence, the sequence gctctcccttagagataaggtacggAGCACGGTCACCCGGGAGAGGCTCggagtagagtcgctgctcctccacgtagagaggagccagctgaggtggttcgggcatctggtcTGGATGCCACCTGAGCGCATCTCTAGGAAGGCgctccaggcatgtccaactgggaggagaccctgaGGAGAAATTATAACTCTTGGCTGTCCTGGGAATGCCCAgaggagctagaagaggtgactggggagagggaaacctgggcctctttctTAAGCTAAGGCCCGCGCGACCCGAACCCAAATAAAGCGGATGAcaatggatggatagatagtaTTATATTTTGTGAACAATGACCTTACCAAGATGATACACCTCGGATCGTAATAAGcttcttcttttcttgtgtGAAGTACTTTGActtgccagtgtgtatgaaaggtgttatataaataaatatatattgccttgccttgccttagGTGCATCGGTGCAACAGAGTTTCTTCCCCACAGCAGTTTCTTAATTTATATATGGATTATCTTGGTTTTATATACATCCACACCATTTGTATTACAATTGACATAGCCTACCACTGAATTTCCTAAGcatttttaaaattcatttGTTGGCTATAACTGACCTAGCAATATTCAAACCAGCAATTAAGTACTATGCAGTTACTAATATCATATCATTCAACATAATGATATTAAACGTGTCTGCTGTCAGTTAGTAGCTTTTTGTTATTGTTGGAAAATAACATTCAGTACACCATAAAGACACCTCTGGCCATGTATTAAATACGTGGTACAGGTATCATTGAAATACTGGAGAAATTAATGCTGACTACATATGTCATACTGTTTTAGGCATATGTCCAGTGTAAAGTATAAAACATCTCATTATGAATTCAGACTTTGATATGTCCCTCTCGTTCTGTAAAACACAAATCTTTTCTGTGCTCACAGACAGGaaatgcaaatatatatattgaagGAGAGATGAGAATGGGCAGAGATTAAAacaggcctacacacacacacaggcaactcCTGCAGCTGTTATTAGCGTACATAATAAGCCACATAATAATTGAGTGCCAGACATTTTATGCTAACATTAGTACATTAAACAATTTCTACATATTAGAAATAAACATTACATCAAATAGATTAGGAGACAACatctatttttattttacattaaaaaTTGCAAATGGCAATTGCAAAACATATAGTAATGAATTCTGCATGTTGGTGGTATAAGTAATTTTAAATGACCTGCATgttaaacaaaaatgaaatttttCTTTCTTGAAGCTCTAGCAGGATGAACACATAGTGCACTTTTGCACAAAAAACATTGTGGGTTTTCTTTATGTTTCTCAGATGACTTTCTTGTTTgaatgttttttattattattaatacaaCAAGAACAGCTTTgttgcatttgtttttttttttacttgcttGGTTTAGCTTTCACAAAACACTGCAACAGCCTTTGACGAATCTCTGTTAGTTTTAATCCATATATAAAAGGGTTGAAAAGAGGTGGAACAACAATCATTTCCAATGAAAAGAATATGCGCAGACTCTCAGGCACATCATTGGCTCCATATCTACTGTACATTGTATCAAAAAGTGAAGCAACCATTGAATTAATTAGTGATAGCATATGTGGCACACATGTTTGCCAAAATTTCTTTCTACTCTCTAATGATGCTCTGCATGCACCAATCAATTTCACATAAGAAACAATGACAAAGATGACAAGACATAAATGAAGTAAAATAGCAATAAATCCAAATATGTTGTTGGGGACATTTGATTGACACGAGAGCTTTACAATTGACCAGTTGTCACAGTATAGTTTTTCAATGTGAGATCCACAAACTGGTTGTTGATTTGATAAAATTAGTGCAATGATCATAGTTATAGTAGGTAACATCCAAGAAAACAGAATTAGTTTACCACATGTATATTTGGTCAAAATGGAATGGTAATCCAGTGGTCTGCAAATAGCTATATATCTGTCATAAGCTATTACTGTTAGAGTTGTATACTCACACATTAATGCACTATAAATTACAAAAGATTGCAGAGCACACATATAAGATGAAATCACATAAGAGTCAAAATATAAATCATGCATGAATTTAGGATAGAATCCTATAGCTCCAAATATTCCATTTGCacacaaattaaaaacaaagaTATACATTGGTTTATGAAGGGTTTTCACCATCACAATCACAGTGCACAATGAACTATTAAGAAACATAATTAATAAATAGAGTAACAGAACACCTGTGAAATATGTAAATCTATATGTTAATAATTCTTTTGGTTCCATGAGGGTGTAGACTACAGAATAGGACCAATTATTCATCTTAAGttgtacaaaataataaaatcctGTTAAATATTCAAAGCTGTAAACTCAAAGGTTCTTAAAATGTTCTTTCCAAGTAACACATTCATTCCATTCCATAACCATTTATTCCATCACAGGCTACATACATGTGACACTAGAATGTACAGTATAAATATTGAGAAATGTTCATTTTCAGCAATCAGTGCTCAACTGAATTCCTGTTCCTGCATAAAGAAATCTCCTTTTTCTGTGATTATATATTGCAGAGTCATGAGCATCAATATATATGTGCTGGCATGCTGGCACTGTTTTTCAATTGGCCGAGCTCCCAGGTTAATTTGAATATTTACCCACAACCCCCAGTTCTAGTCTAGATGCCCAGATCTAGGCTAAAACCCCCAGTTCAAGGTGCTGACCAGTGAGACAGAGCAGAAGCCATATCCAACACGACAGTGTTTAAACTAACCACCCACTTAATCAGCCTATTCATATAGTAATagtgtggtggaattgatggcacagaattcaaggtcttataatatattaagcagtatttatttgatagcaagagagttacaaaatataaaagtataaaagtatgatgtgaagcttacgcttcatgcagtaactctgaactgtctctctcagtccagattcttatagtcaaagtgtgtgtgtagaaaaaactaaggatgcctgcttcccaggagcagttatcagtttccctaggattcaaccttgggtgcttagaaacagataagcatatcactaactctgctgctgcacagaaaacttcagtcttacagaaaaacatcttcaatatggttacagtatactactaagcagtacttttcacacagaccgtgctatagtgtctgcatggacatgattaacatgaatcacacatgaatataatcaatatttccttcacatTCTCCCCCTTTGATTCTCTTAATCATTCAACATAATCTTCATGCAACAGTAGTCATTCTTTCAGAAAGCTTTAGGAATCATCTGGTTCTGCAACCCAGTCGCCAGGAATGAAGGTGTGGAGCAGATGGTCTGCTGGTTCTAGCAACACTGCTTTCACCTGCTTAGACACAGTACATAGACTTGTACAAAGACAAACTTTTGAATTAGTTGTTCATTCAATAGATGCATCTCCAGCTCTGCGGGTCCGAGACCTGTGTTGGGAGGCCTGCCA encodes:
- the LOC143482105 gene encoding olfactory receptor 52E8-like encodes the protein MNNWSYSVVYTLMEPKELLTYRFTYFTGVLLLYLLIMFLNSSLCTVIVMVKTLHKPMYIFVFNLCANGIFGAIGFYPKFMHDLYFDSYVISSYMCALQSFVIYSALMCEYTTLTVIAYDRYIAICRPLDYHSILTKYTCGKLILFSWMLPTITMIIALILSNQQPVCGSHIEKLYCDNWSIVKLSCQSNVPNNIFGFIAILLHLCLVIFVIVSYVKLIGACRASLESRKKFWQTCVPHMLSLINSMVASLFDTMYSRYGANDVPESLRIFFSLEMIVVPPLFNPFIYGLKLTEIRQRLLQCFVKAKPSK